TTTGCCATTACATTCCACCAGCTTGATCACGATATTCATCGGAACCACATTCGGAATGTTGCAAGTGAGCCTTGTGCCAATACCAAACACTAAATTTACCCGTTTATTGAAATAGTGGTATAGCTCTAAGGCTTTTTGCAGGTCTAAATTATCGGAGAACACCAGTGTTTTACTCAGTGGATCAATGCCCAATTTCTGATAATGGGCGATAGCTTTTTCACCCCATTCAATAGGATCCCCAGAATCGTGGCGTAACCCTTGGTAACGATTAGCAAACTCGCGGTCAAAATCACGCAGAAATGCATCCATCGTAATACAATCGGTGAGGGCGATACCCAAATGATTTGGGTACTCATCTAGCCAGCTTTGTAGGGCTTCACGTTGGCTATTGGCGAGTTCAGGGCTTATCTGTTGATGAGCTTGGAACCATTCATGTGCTTGGGTACCTACAGGCATTAAGCCCAATTCACGAGCTAATTTGTAGTTACTGGTACCGACTAAATAAGGAAACTCTTGCTTGAGCATGCCCACGATAGCCGCTTGTACTTCATAGGAAAAACGCCGACGAGTACCGAAATCCATCAACTTAAAACCGGATAGATTCAATTGGCGTTCGCTGGCTTCTTGATAAAACAGTCCCAGTAATTTGCGCAGTTGGTTAACGGCAGCATCCGCGGTAATGGTAGGGTGTCTATCACGTTGAACAATTTCACTCACGAGCGCTAATAGTGGTACTTCCCACATAATCACTTCGCGCCATGGGCCACTGATTCGCATTGCCAGTTGACCATTATCAGCGACGCTGACGACAACTTGCTCAGGATTAAAGCGGAATGTTTTTAGCCACGAGAGGTAGTCTTCGGTGAAAAAGGGCAGAGTACGCAGGTACTGATATTCATCATCCGAAAGCGAAAGCTGTGCCATCAATTGGATCTGTTGTTCAATCTCATTGGCATAGGCACCTAAAATATCACTGCTACGGCAACGAAATTCAGCGACAACAGGCACTTGGTTGTAGCGGTGAAAAACGGCTTGCTGCATATGAAGCTTATAAGCATCGGTATCCAGCAGTGATGTAATAATCGGTGTTACGTCTAAATTCATGCGCGCAGAGTTCCTCGCGGAGCTGACTAATTGCTAAATCGTTAAAGTTGAAAAAGTATACCCGCTTTAACAAAAGATAGAAGTTTTATTCTATCTGTATGTTGTTGGAAGATAATTCAACTTTAATCCACCCAATTAACTGTTGAGTTAAACGTTTTAATATTGTTCTTTTATATAGGAGGCATCTTTTATTTACGGTTAGATAACATACTCAGAACAATAATCACCGAATGATACTAACATGTAAATTTAGATTTAATAGATCTATAGCACCAACAGGCAAACCGTACGCCTACAAAGTTGGATACTACTCTCATAAATTTGATGGGGAATTATAGAAAAATATCGCAATTTGTGATGGAAATGTTTCTCAAGTCCATTCACATTAGTTCATCTTATAGTATTGTATGCAGTAGAAAGAGACTATGACTCGGATATAACGAATAAAAAGGTTACCTATGACTCAGTTAAGACAAGCGAAATATCGTCAAGATTATCAATCACCTGATTATACAATTACAGAAATATCCCTTGATTTTGACCTTGATCCCGCCAAAACCAAAGTGACCGCTATCAGTAAGGTAAAACGCCTTAATCCGCAGTCTTCCACCTTAGAATTATTTGGTGAAGATTTAACTCTTATTAGCCTTGAAGTCGATGGTAAAGCGTGGACAAACTATAAAGAAGAATCCGGCAAGCTTATCATTGAATCGCTACCAGACGCGTTTACGCTGAGTATTGTTAATGAGATTAGCCCTGAAAAAAACAGTGCGTTAGAAGGTTTATATGTTTCTGGTGAAGCTTTGTGTACTCAGTGTGAGGCTGAAGGTTTCCGCCACATTACTTATTACCAAGATCGCCCCGATGTTTTAGCGCGTTACACAACCAAAATTACGGCAGACAAATCCCGTTATCCTTATTTACTTTCTAACGGTAATCGCATCGCAGAAGGTGAACTGGAAGATGGTCGCCATTGGGTCAAATGGGAAGACCCGTTCCCGAAACCAAGTTATTTATTTGCATTGGTCGCTGGGGACTTTGATGTTTTACGCGATGAGTTTGTGACTCGTACTGGTCGCAAAGTCGCATTAGAGCTGTTTGTTGATAAAGGCAACTTAGACCGTGCGCCATGGGCAATGAAATCCCTGCAAAATGCAATGAAATGGGACGAGGAGCGTTTCGGTTTAGAATATGACCTTGATATCTATATGATTGTTGCCGTTGATTTCTTCAACATGGGCGCAATGGAAAATAAAGGCCTGAACGTATTTAACTCGAAGTACGTTTTAGCGAAAAGCGAAACAGCCACAGATAAAGATTATCTGAATATTGAATCTGTGATTGGTCACGAATATTTCCATAACTGGACTGGTAACCGTATTACTTGTCGTGACTGGTTCCAATTAAGCCTAAAAGAAGGGCTGACCGTATTCCGTGATCAGGAATTTAGCTCAGATTTAGGTTCACGTTCAGTTAACCGCATTAATAATGTCAAAGTCATGCGAGCGGCACAGTTTGCGGAAGATGCGAGCCCGATGGCGCATCCAATTCGCCCTGAAAAAGTGATCGAAATGAATAACTTTTATACACTGACAGTGTATGAAAAAGGTTCTGAAGTTATCCGCATGATCCACACTTTGCTTGGAGAAGAGATGTTCCAAGCAGGGATCCAGCTGTATGTTCATCGCCATGATGGCAGCGCGGCAACCTGTGATGATTTCGTGCAGGCGATGGAAGATGCATCGAACGTGGATTTATCCCTATTCCGTCGCTGGTATAGTCAATCAGGAACGCCAGTACTGACAGTTCGTGATGAATATTCCCCAGAGAAGCAACAATATACGCTGCATGTTAGCCAAATGACGCCACCAACTGCCGACCAAGCAGAAAAGCAGCCTCTGCATATTCCGCTGGATATCGAATTGTATGGTGAAGATGGTGCAGTGATCCCGCTTAAGCGTGATGGCAGTTTGGTTAACTCAGTCTTAAACGTCACTCAAGCGTCACAAAGTTTTGTGTTTGACCATGTGACTTCTCGCCCAGTTCCTTCTTTATTACGTGAATTTTCTGCGCCAGTAAAATTGGATTATCCATATACG
The Providencia alcalifaciens DNA segment above includes these coding regions:
- the pepN gene encoding aminopeptidase N, yielding MTQLRQAKYRQDYQSPDYTITEISLDFDLDPAKTKVTAISKVKRLNPQSSTLELFGEDLTLISLEVDGKAWTNYKEESGKLIIESLPDAFTLSIVNEISPEKNSALEGLYVSGEALCTQCEAEGFRHITYYQDRPDVLARYTTKITADKSRYPYLLSNGNRIAEGELEDGRHWVKWEDPFPKPSYLFALVAGDFDVLRDEFVTRTGRKVALELFVDKGNLDRAPWAMKSLQNAMKWDEERFGLEYDLDIYMIVAVDFFNMGAMENKGLNVFNSKYVLAKSETATDKDYLNIESVIGHEYFHNWTGNRITCRDWFQLSLKEGLTVFRDQEFSSDLGSRSVNRINNVKVMRAAQFAEDASPMAHPIRPEKVIEMNNFYTLTVYEKGSEVIRMIHTLLGEEMFQAGIQLYVHRHDGSAATCDDFVQAMEDASNVDLSLFRRWYSQSGTPVLTVRDEYSPEKQQYTLHVSQMTPPTADQAEKQPLHIPLDIELYGEDGAVIPLKRDGSLVNSVLNVTQASQSFVFDHVTSRPVPSLLREFSAPVKLDYPYTDAQLAFLMQHASNEFSRWDAAQQLINNYAKINVEKLHKGEALVLPEHVVDAFRAVLLSDNIDPALAALILTLPSENEIAELFTVIDPVAIHKAIDFIHSTLANEMHDEFLTVYRSINIDGYRVDHGDIALRSLRNTCLQYLAAADDRELANKLVEAQYRSADNMTDSLAALTAANEAGLPCHAELMTDFDDRWHHDGLVMDKWFTLQGTNPAKNTLAKVRELLNHRSFSMTNPNRVRALVGSFTAGNPVNFHAEDSSGYQFLYEILVDLNTRNPQVASRLIEPLIRFKRYDAKRQGLMREVLEKLKGLENLSGDLFEKITKALES
- the pncB gene encoding nicotinate phosphoribosyltransferase, producing MNLDVTPIITSLLDTDAYKLHMQQAVFHRYNQVPVVAEFRCRSSDILGAYANEIEQQIQLMAQLSLSDDEYQYLRTLPFFTEDYLSWLKTFRFNPEQVVVSVADNGQLAMRISGPWREVIMWEVPLLALVSEIVQRDRHPTITADAAVNQLRKLLGLFYQEASERQLNLSGFKLMDFGTRRRFSYEVQAAIVGMLKQEFPYLVGTSNYKLARELGLMPVGTQAHEWFQAHQQISPELANSQREALQSWLDEYPNHLGIALTDCITMDAFLRDFDREFANRYQGLRHDSGDPIEWGEKAIAHYQKLGIDPLSKTLVFSDNLDLQKALELYHYFNKRVNLVFGIGTRLTCNIPNVVPMNIVIKLVECNGKPVAKLSDSPGKTICEDDEFVNQLRKAFDLPKMEKAC